A single window of Nocardia sp. NBC_01327 DNA harbors:
- a CDS encoding ROK family transcriptional regulator, with amino-acid sequence MTVARPDEARRSNRSSLLRALHTGGPATRAALATELGLNRSTIKMLVDGLAEAGLVEERVPRLARGAGRPSLLVLPQPQAVVVLAVDVRAEHAGIAMVGFGGQILGRNSWNLHGRQREPEEVITHVAESAALLAEDLGLSPVAAGVSVPGVVRRADGLVRSSENLRWAEVALGQRMTAVLDVPVVVGNDAEFGALAEHLRGAGRGAGDAVFVSADVGVGGGLIAQGALLRGSAGYLGEIGHMTVRPGGRPCHCGNEGCWETEVGEAALCRALGLSEYGPRGAIVAELRALQDDSESRLDDYLDWLILGLVNVVNILGPELVVLGDLFTALPDALVTRVGDQVRRRSMVSRALGGVRIEKSRLGADLQLLGAAEAAFEGVLTAL; translated from the coding sequence ATGACCGTCGCTCGACCGGACGAGGCGCGCCGCTCCAACCGGTCCAGTCTGCTGCGAGCGCTGCACACCGGGGGTCCGGCCACCCGGGCGGCGCTCGCGACCGAGTTGGGGCTCAACCGATCCACCATCAAAATGCTGGTCGACGGCTTGGCCGAGGCCGGGCTGGTGGAGGAGCGGGTGCCGCGGCTGGCGCGGGGCGCGGGGCGGCCGTCCCTGCTGGTGCTGCCGCAGCCGCAGGCGGTGGTGGTGCTGGCGGTGGATGTGCGGGCCGAGCACGCGGGCATTGCCATGGTCGGATTCGGCGGGCAGATCCTGGGCCGCAACAGCTGGAATCTGCATGGGCGGCAACGGGAACCGGAAGAAGTGATCACCCATGTCGCCGAATCGGCGGCCCTGCTGGCCGAGGATCTGGGACTCTCGCCGGTCGCGGCGGGGGTGTCGGTGCCGGGGGTGGTGCGTCGCGCCGACGGTCTGGTGCGCAGCTCGGAGAATCTGCGCTGGGCCGAAGTAGCGCTCGGGCAGCGCATGACCGCGGTGCTGGATGTGCCCGTGGTGGTCGGCAATGATGCCGAATTCGGTGCTCTCGCAGAGCATTTGCGCGGTGCGGGCCGGGGCGCGGGTGATGCGGTCTTCGTCTCCGCGGATGTCGGTGTCGGTGGCGGTCTCATCGCCCAGGGCGCGCTGCTGCGGGGATCCGCCGGGTATCTCGGCGAAATCGGGCATATGACAGTGCGACCGGGTGGCCGCCCCTGTCATTGCGGCAATGAGGGCTGCTGGGAGACCGAGGTCGGTGAGGCGGCGCTGTGCCGGGCGCTGGGGTTGTCCGAATACGGGCCGCGCGGCGCGATCGTCGCGGAATTGCGTGCGCTGCAGGATGATAGCGAGAGCAGGCTCGACGACTATCTGGACTGGCTGATCCTCGGCCTGGTCAATGTGGTGAATATTCTCGGCCCGGAACTGGTGGTGCTCGGCGATTTGTTCACCGCCTTGCCGGATGCGCTGGTGACGCGGGTCGGCGATCAGGTGCGCCGGCGCAGCATGGTCAGCCGGGCGCTCGGCGGGGTGCGCATCGAAAAGTCGCGGCTGGGAGCGGATCTGCAGTTGCTCGGCGCCGCCGAGGCGGCCTTCGAGGGCGTGCTGACAGCACTGTGA
- a CDS encoding PIG-L deacetylase family protein, with translation MEQLPEDWQRGLVIVAHPDDIEYGAAAAVARWTRQGRDIRYVLVSSGEAGIAGLPPAESGPLREAEERAGAKIVGVTEIDFLGYPDGRIEESLALRRDLAAAIRRHRPDLVVLFNFGDVWARGYANSADHRAVGRAALDAVSDAGNEWIHPDLADLPPHSPRWAAVYGVADGSHAVDVTDTIDLAVESLTAHARYLEALSSDPVATQARAVLDMTAGPKEGFPAAHAISFELYHFGPASSDL, from the coding sequence ATGGAGCAGCTTCCCGAGGACTGGCAGCGCGGACTCGTCATCGTCGCGCACCCCGATGACATCGAATACGGTGCGGCCGCCGCGGTGGCGCGGTGGACGCGGCAGGGTAGGGACATTCGCTACGTGCTGGTCAGCAGTGGTGAGGCGGGCATTGCGGGCCTGCCGCCGGCGGAGTCCGGACCACTGCGCGAGGCCGAGGAGCGGGCGGGCGCGAAAATCGTCGGCGTCACCGAGATCGATTTCCTCGGCTACCCCGACGGCCGCATCGAGGAGAGCCTGGCCCTGCGCCGTGATCTGGCCGCCGCCATCCGCCGCCACCGCCCGGATCTGGTGGTGCTGTTCAACTTCGGCGACGTCTGGGCTCGCGGCTACGCCAATAGCGCAGACCACCGCGCCGTCGGCCGCGCCGCCCTCGACGCCGTCTCCGACGCCGGCAACGAATGGATCCACCCCGACCTCGCCGACCTCCCCCCGCACTCTCCCCGCTGGGCCGCCGTCTACGGCGTAGCCGACGGCAGCCACGCCGTAGACGTCACCGACACCATCGACCTGGCCGTCGAATCCCTCACGGCCCACGCGCGCTACCTCGAAGCCCTCAGCTCCGACCCGGTAGCCACTCAGGCCCGCGCCGTCCTCGACATGACCGCAGGCCCGAAGGAAGGCTTCCCCGCCGCCCACGCCATCAGCTTCGAGCTCTACCACTTCGGTCCCGCCTCCTCGGACCTTTAG
- a CDS encoding glycosyltransferase, with protein MRVAVVAGPDPGHAFPAIAMCLRLQAAGDDAVLFTSPRWFDAARAAGIGVRRLKGLAPRAEDDDMDAGARIHQRAAHISTEILPELSAMLPDMVVSDVLTAGGGMAAERLGLPWVELSPHPLYLPSKALPPIGSGLAPGEGVRGRMRDSVLRTMTARDIRRGGVQREQARASIGLPAEDPGPAARLIATLPALEVPRPDWPEDAHLVGPLLWEPTDKILDLPPGDEPLVMVAPSTAHTGIADMVATVLAGLEGAGVRVAVSTLDTPPVDLPPWATAGLGRQDELLRHASVVIGGGGHGLLAKSLLAGVPIVTIPGGGDQWELANRAVRQGSSILVRPLTPEAVRDAIKQILDDPAYTTAAESAAAGAAVVSDPVQICHDIAEAARPR; from the coding sequence GTGCGAGTAGCTGTGGTGGCCGGGCCTGATCCGGGACATGCGTTTCCGGCGATCGCGATGTGCCTGCGGTTGCAGGCTGCGGGTGATGATGCGGTGCTTTTCACCAGTCCGCGCTGGTTCGACGCGGCGCGCGCCGCCGGGATCGGGGTGCGGCGGCTCAAGGGGCTGGCGCCGCGGGCCGAGGATGACGATATGGATGCCGGGGCGCGGATCCATCAGCGTGCGGCGCATATTTCCACCGAGATCCTGCCGGAGCTCAGTGCCATGCTGCCGGACATGGTGGTGTCCGACGTGCTCACCGCCGGTGGGGGTATGGCGGCCGAGCGGTTGGGGCTGCCGTGGGTGGAGTTGTCTCCGCATCCGCTGTATCTGCCGTCGAAAGCCTTGCCGCCCATCGGAAGTGGTTTGGCGCCGGGGGAGGGCGTGCGCGGGCGGATGCGGGATTCGGTGTTGCGCACCATGACCGCGCGCGATATTCGCCGCGGCGGGGTGCAGCGGGAGCAGGCGCGCGCGAGTATCGGCCTGCCCGCGGAGGATCCGGGTCCGGCGGCGCGATTGATCGCGACCCTGCCGGCGCTCGAGGTGCCGCGCCCGGACTGGCCGGAGGATGCGCACCTGGTCGGCCCGCTGCTGTGGGAGCCGACCGATAAGATTCTGGACCTGCCTCCGGGTGACGAACCCCTGGTCATGGTCGCGCCCTCCACGGCGCACACCGGCATTGCGGATATGGTCGCGACCGTTCTCGCGGGCCTGGAGGGTGCGGGCGTCCGCGTCGCCGTCTCCACCCTCGACACCCCGCCCGTCGATCTCCCGCCCTGGGCCACAGCGGGTTTGGGCCGTCAGGACGAACTGCTGCGTCATGCCTCCGTCGTCATCGGCGGCGGCGGGCACGGCCTGCTCGCCAAGTCTCTGCTGGCGGGCGTGCCCATCGTCACCATCCCCGGCGGCGGCGACCAGTGGGAGCTCGCCAATCGTGCTGTCCGCCAGGGCAGTTCGATCCTGGTGCGCCCGCTCACCCCGGAAGCCGTCCGCGACGCCATCAAGCAGATCCTCGACGACCCGGCCTACACGACCGCGGCCGAGTCGGCGGCTGCCGGTGCGGCGGTGGTCTCCGATCCGGTCCAGATCTGTCACGACATTGCCGAAGCGGCCCGCCCGCGCTAG
- a CDS encoding DUF3046 domain-containing protein, giving the protein MRLTEFQELLHTEFGTARGDALLIDHVLPRIGKTGAQAIDAGVDPREVWRALCSEFDVPRGRW; this is encoded by the coding sequence GTGCGATTGACGGAATTCCAGGAGCTGTTGCATACCGAATTCGGTACGGCGCGCGGGGATGCGCTGCTCATCGACCATGTACTACCGCGTATCGGGAAGACGGGGGCGCAGGCCATCGATGCCGGGGTGGATCCGCGTGAGGTGTGGCGGGCGCTGTGCTCGGAGTTCGATGTGCCGCGCGGGAGATGGTGA
- a CDS encoding CGNR zinc finger domain-containing protein produces MPDPRPHLGEPLAVDLLNTRWMTQAGQQDLLTDVDGLRRWLDDNNLTAVADEPTLRAVVSAREAILRTVRGESIDDLNKVLEHGRIRRTLTTDGPADEPDVRHPEWLPAWLAADNLLHLLAATPGRIKQCDHPHCVLWFHDTSKNGARRWHSMATCGNRAKATRHYAKKAHPGS; encoded by the coding sequence GTGCCCGATCCACGTCCCCACCTCGGCGAACCGCTCGCCGTGGACCTGCTCAACACCCGCTGGATGACCCAGGCGGGGCAGCAGGATCTGCTCACCGATGTGGACGGACTGCGCCGGTGGCTGGACGACAACAACCTCACCGCCGTGGCCGACGAACCGACTTTGCGTGCGGTCGTCTCCGCCCGCGAGGCCATTCTGCGCACGGTGCGCGGTGAATCCATCGACGATCTCAACAAGGTCCTCGAGCACGGGCGCATCCGCCGCACACTGACCACCGACGGCCCCGCCGACGAACCCGATGTCCGGCACCCCGAATGGCTGCCCGCCTGGCTGGCCGCCGACAATCTCCTGCACCTGCTGGCCGCCACGCCCGGTCGCATCAAACAGTGCGATCATCCCCACTGCGTGCTGTGGTTCCACGACACCTCGAAGAACGGCGCCCGCCGCTGGCATTCCATGGCCACCTGCGGAAATCGCGCCAAGGCGACCCGGCACTACGCCAAGAAGGCGCACCCCGGCAGCTAG
- a CDS encoding VOC family protein: MTAPALATGHIGLNVTDLDRSVDFYGRALGLEQLGAGGEGAQRFAFLGTSGQLQLTLWQQSDGEFSAKTPGLQHLSFQVDSIDKVREVEAVLKDLQVTFAQDGVVAHGEGAASGGIFFTDPDGIRLEVFAPTGAEHAPAPSGAAPTCGFF; this comes from the coding sequence ATGACCGCACCAGCACTCGCCACCGGCCACATCGGTCTCAATGTCACCGATCTGGACCGCTCGGTGGACTTCTACGGACGCGCCCTCGGGCTCGAGCAGCTCGGTGCGGGCGGCGAAGGCGCGCAGCGCTTCGCCTTCCTCGGCACGTCAGGTCAGCTCCAGCTGACGCTGTGGCAGCAGAGCGACGGCGAGTTCTCGGCGAAAACACCCGGCCTGCAACATCTTTCCTTCCAGGTCGACAGCATCGACAAGGTGCGCGAGGTGGAAGCGGTGCTGAAGGACTTGCAGGTGACCTTCGCCCAAGACGGTGTTGTCGCGCACGGTGAGGGCGCGGCGTCCGGGGGCATCTTCTTCACCGATCCGGACGGTATTCGGCTCGAGGTATTCGCGCCCACCGGCGCCGAGCATGCCCCCGCACCGAGCGGCGCAGCCCCGACGTGTGGGTTCTTCTGA
- a CDS encoding pyridoxamine 5'-phosphate oxidase family protein, translating to MAYHPGELAVQQRMGQADTAQRVGRMISPYIPDAAADFLARQPMVVVAAADDAGRLWASQLTGLPGFARALGDRVIEIDARPVPGDPLAGALRSPRHLGMIALQPQLRRRMRVNGTAEPTATGLRIATDQVYSNCPKYISRRSIEQWETTGEATVHETEALDIAQQQAISAADAFFIASADPDGNADASHRGGNPGFLQVLSPTHLRWPDYRGNSMFMTLGNIAADPRCGLLIPDWRTGGTVQLTGTAEITWDEAAFTPGAQCAVDFTLTRVVEISGANSLRWSAPELSPANP from the coding sequence ATCGCCTATCACCCGGGAGAACTGGCCGTCCAGCAGCGGATGGGCCAGGCCGATACCGCGCAGCGGGTCGGGCGGATGATCAGTCCCTACATTCCTGATGCCGCAGCCGATTTCCTGGCCCGGCAGCCGATGGTCGTGGTGGCCGCCGCCGACGACGCGGGCCGGCTGTGGGCGAGCCAGCTCACCGGGCTGCCGGGATTCGCGAGGGCGCTCGGCGACCGGGTCATCGAGATCGACGCCCGTCCGGTGCCGGGTGACCCGCTGGCCGGAGCACTGCGCAGCCCGAGACATCTCGGCATGATCGCGCTGCAACCGCAGCTGCGGCGGCGCATGCGGGTGAACGGCACCGCCGAGCCCACCGCTACGGGCCTGCGGATTGCCACCGACCAGGTGTACTCCAACTGCCCCAAGTACATTTCGCGGCGCAGTATCGAGCAGTGGGAGACGACGGGGGAGGCGACCGTGCATGAAACGGAGGCCCTCGATATCGCACAGCAGCAGGCGATCTCGGCGGCGGACGCCTTCTTCATCGCCTCCGCCGACCCGGACGGCAATGCCGACGCCTCCCATCGCGGCGGCAATCCCGGCTTCCTGCAGGTGCTTTCCCCGACCCACCTGCGCTGGCCGGATTACCGCGGCAACTCCATGTTCATGACCCTGGGCAATATCGCCGCCGACCCGCGCTGCGGATTGCTGATCCCGGACTGGCGCACCGGTGGCACGGTGCAGCTCACCGGCACCGCCGAAATCACCTGGGATGAGGCCGCATTCACCCCCGGCGCACAGTGCGCCGTCGACTTCACCCTCACGCGGGTGGTAGAGATCTCCGGCGCGAACTCGCTGCGCTGGAGTGCCCCCGAACTCTCGCCCGCCAATCCCTGA
- a CDS encoding nuclear transport factor 2 family protein translates to MRPPLPPFDMESAAIKVRAAENAWNTRDPEIVAQAYTEDSVWRNRDEFITGRAEIVEFLKRKWATENAYALRKELWGTRNNRMAVRFQYEWHDDSGQWWRSYGNELWEFSPEGLMSRREASINDTRIEESERRIFGPRSPEDADWSLPLE, encoded by the coding sequence ATGCGTCCCCCACTGCCACCCTTCGATATGGAATCGGCCGCGATCAAGGTCCGCGCCGCCGAGAATGCCTGGAACACTCGCGATCCCGAGATCGTCGCGCAGGCGTACACCGAGGATTCGGTGTGGCGCAATCGCGATGAGTTCATCACCGGCCGCGCGGAGATCGTGGAGTTCCTGAAGCGCAAGTGGGCCACCGAAAATGCCTATGCGCTGCGCAAGGAACTGTGGGGCACCCGCAATAACCGCATGGCCGTGCGCTTCCAGTACGAATGGCACGACGACTCCGGGCAGTGGTGGCGCAGCTACGGCAATGAGCTGTGGGAGTTCAGCCCCGAGGGACTCATGTCCCGGCGTGAGGCCAGTATCAACGACACTCGGATCGAGGAATCCGAGCGGCGCATCTTCGGTCCGCGCAGCCCGGAGGACGCGGATTGGTCGCTGCCGCTCGAGTAG
- a CDS encoding MFS transporter produces MRKWLPLFAACLGTLMLLIDVTIVNVALPDMAADLHSGLSGLQWIVDGYALALAALLLVLGSLADRLGAKPVYLAGLVLFAIASLACGMAGGTAVLVLARVLQGVGGAAMFATTLSLLHATYTGRDRGIAFGAWGAVGGAAAALGVVLGGVLVDLLSWRWIFFVNLPIAALTIALSASVFPASQRHSGRRADLAGMLSFTTAATGMTFGIIRGGEHGWGDGGTVAALLTGAAAAVLFVMIESRSAAPIFPLQLLRNRIFSATLVGASGQTFAAFASSPLISLWLQQQLHLSPLHTGLAMLPMAVTAFLVAGGTGRFLHDAKPAWTIGVGLMVIGAGAGLLALVDAGSSWTALIPGLVVIGAGAGVNAPALVSTAMAAVPPQQGGLAAGVVNTARQLGMALGVAVLGTVFHSAAGDRQPAPISKFVEGLDTAFGVACVVGLVFGAVTIALFRRARVDIPEAIATDTVLIG; encoded by the coding sequence ATGCGGAAATGGCTCCCCTTGTTCGCCGCGTGCCTGGGCACGCTGATGTTGCTCATCGACGTCACCATCGTCAATGTCGCGCTGCCCGATATGGCCGCCGATCTCCATTCCGGACTCTCCGGCCTGCAGTGGATCGTGGACGGCTACGCCCTCGCCCTGGCCGCACTTCTCCTCGTTCTCGGTTCGCTGGCCGACCGGCTGGGCGCCAAGCCTGTCTACCTGGCCGGTCTGGTCCTCTTCGCCATTGCCTCGCTTGCCTGCGGAATGGCCGGGGGCACTGCCGTTCTCGTGCTCGCCCGGGTACTGCAGGGTGTCGGAGGCGCGGCCATGTTCGCGACGACGCTCTCGCTGCTGCATGCCACCTACACCGGCCGCGATCGCGGTATCGCGTTCGGCGCCTGGGGCGCGGTAGGCGGCGCGGCCGCGGCGCTCGGAGTCGTGCTCGGCGGAGTGCTCGTCGATCTGCTGTCCTGGCGCTGGATCTTCTTCGTCAATCTGCCGATCGCGGCGCTCACCATAGCCCTGTCGGCGAGCGTTTTCCCTGCGTCGCAACGGCATTCGGGACGCCGCGCGGATCTGGCGGGCATGCTGTCGTTCACGACCGCGGCGACCGGGATGACCTTCGGCATTATTCGCGGCGGCGAACACGGCTGGGGTGATGGTGGGACAGTGGCCGCCCTACTGACCGGCGCGGCGGCTGCCGTATTGTTCGTGATGATCGAATCCCGGAGCGCCGCACCGATATTCCCGCTTCAGCTGCTGCGCAATCGCATCTTCAGCGCGACCCTGGTCGGCGCATCCGGGCAGACCTTCGCGGCGTTCGCGAGCTCGCCGCTCATCTCGCTGTGGTTGCAGCAGCAGCTGCACCTGAGCCCACTGCACACCGGCCTGGCCATGCTGCCGATGGCGGTGACCGCATTCCTGGTAGCGGGCGGGACGGGTCGCTTCCTGCACGATGCCAAGCCCGCGTGGACAATCGGAGTGGGCCTGATGGTGATCGGCGCGGGCGCGGGTCTGCTGGCCCTGGTCGACGCCGGATCCTCCTGGACCGCTTTGATTCCCGGGCTCGTGGTGATCGGCGCCGGTGCGGGCGTCAATGCTCCCGCGCTGGTTTCGACGGCGATGGCGGCGGTGCCGCCGCAGCAGGGCGGTCTGGCGGCGGGGGTGGTGAATACGGCGCGGCAGCTGGGCATGGCGCTGGGAGTCGCGGTGCTGGGCACCGTCTTCCACAGCGCAGCCGGTGATCGGCAACCTGCCCCGATCTCGAAATTCGTCGAGGGGCTCGATACCGCGTTCGGTGTCGCCTGCGTGGTCGGACTGGTATTCGGGGCTGTGACGATCGCCCTGTTCCGCCGGGCACGAGTGGACATACCCGAGGCCATCGCGACTGACACGGTGCTCATCGGCTGA
- a CDS encoding Lrp/AsnC family transcriptional regulator has product MPELLRDSTIFDDLDKQIVHGLVVDARIPFAKLGAILGVSEQTVARRYRSMRERGIIHVSGQVNVVPLGHARWILRIRSTPSGALRLGEALARQPELSWVSLLSTGSEVMCVSRARTAQRRDALLLQLIPRAPQVTELIAHEVMHAFPQDEEWPRYSCLFTAEQLSELGSRRPIQDAAVGEVPVALTPEDEAMLAILARDGRAPYAQLAAATGWSAPRVARRMVELVESDVLYFDLDFALERMGYAVRAAIWLRVRPADLAATGAAIAMFPEVTYVAATTGPTTLTAALVCRDTPHLYRFVTERLGGLPGIVDMEVTPALRTFKQAQALMDTDRISLLR; this is encoded by the coding sequence ATGCCCGAATTGCTCCGTGATTCCACCATTTTCGACGATCTCGACAAGCAAATCGTGCACGGCCTGGTCGTGGACGCCCGCATCCCGTTCGCGAAACTCGGTGCGATCCTCGGGGTGTCGGAGCAGACGGTCGCGCGGCGCTACCGCTCGATGCGGGAGCGCGGCATCATCCACGTCTCGGGACAGGTCAATGTCGTCCCGCTGGGCCACGCGCGGTGGATTCTGCGCATCAGATCGACGCCCAGTGGCGCACTGCGGCTCGGTGAGGCGCTCGCCCGGCAGCCCGAGCTGAGCTGGGTTTCGCTGCTGTCCACCGGTTCGGAGGTGATGTGCGTGAGCCGCGCGCGCACCGCACAGCGGCGAGATGCGTTGCTGCTGCAGCTGATTCCGCGCGCACCGCAGGTGACCGAGTTGATAGCGCACGAGGTGATGCACGCCTTCCCTCAGGATGAGGAGTGGCCGCGATACAGCTGCCTGTTCACCGCCGAGCAACTGAGCGAGCTGGGTTCGCGCCGTCCTATCCAGGATGCGGCAGTCGGGGAGGTGCCGGTCGCTCTCACTCCCGAGGACGAGGCGATGCTGGCCATCCTCGCTCGTGACGGGCGCGCGCCGTATGCGCAATTGGCTGCCGCCACCGGCTGGAGCGCACCTCGTGTCGCGCGGCGCATGGTCGAACTCGTCGAATCCGATGTGCTGTACTTCGATCTCGACTTCGCCTTGGAACGCATGGGTTATGCGGTGCGCGCGGCGATCTGGCTGCGCGTCCGGCCCGCCGATCTCGCGGCGACCGGGGCTGCCATTGCGATGTTCCCCGAGGTCACCTATGTCGCGGCGACCACAGGGCCGACCACGCTGACGGCTGCTCTGGTCTGCCGCGACACTCCGCATCTGTACCGCTTCGTCACCGAGCGGCTGGGCGGGCTCCCGGGGATCGTGGATATGGAGGTGACGCCGGCCCTGCGGACGTTCAAACAGGCGCAGGCGCTGATGGATACCGATCGAATCTCATTGCTGCGCTGA
- a CDS encoding MFS transporter, producing the protein MRKWLPLFAACLGTLMLLIDVTIVNVALPDMSADLGTGLSGLQWIVDGYALALAALLLALGSLADRVGAKQVYLAGLALFAIASLICGIADNAPVLVAARIFQGVGGAAMFATTLSLLHATYTGRDRGVAFGTWGAVSGAAAGIGVVLGGVLTDLLSWRWIFFVNLPIAAVTIVLSAMVFPASQRHPGRDVDVPGMLAFTLAAAGVTFGIIRGGEHGWTDGGALLALAVGAAAVVIFAIIESCVAAPMFPLSLLRNRTLGATLLSASGQTFAAFATMPLLSLWLQQQLHMTPLNAGLAMLPMAATAFLVAGLTGRVLHDARPEWTIGAGLIVVGAGSGLLTLIGAGSSWVAMVPGFVVIGAGIGVNAPALVSTGMAAVSPQQGGTAAGAVNTARQLGLALGVAVLGTVFRNVAGDAGRMPLSDFVNGLDTAVTVAGAVGVTFGVAAFALFRRARAQEPVITPAEPALVG; encoded by the coding sequence GTGCGGAAATGGCTACCCCTGTTCGCGGCGTGCCTCGGCACCTTGATGCTGCTGATAGACGTCACCATCGTGAATGTGGCACTGCCCGACATGTCCGCCGATCTCGGCACCGGCCTGTCCGGACTGCAGTGGATCGTCGACGGCTATGCGCTGGCGCTGGCCGCGCTGCTGCTGGCACTCGGCTCGCTCGCCGACCGGGTGGGTGCGAAGCAGGTCTATCTCGCCGGACTGGCGCTGTTCGCGATCGCCTCACTGATCTGCGGCATCGCCGACAACGCGCCGGTGCTGGTCGCCGCGCGCATCTTCCAGGGCGTCGGCGGCGCGGCGATGTTCGCGACCACGCTGTCCCTGCTGCACGCCACCTATACCGGGCGTGATCGTGGTGTCGCCTTCGGCACCTGGGGTGCGGTCTCGGGCGCGGCGGCCGGAATCGGCGTGGTCCTCGGCGGCGTGCTCACCGATCTGCTGTCCTGGCGCTGGATCTTCTTCGTGAACCTGCCCATCGCGGCGGTGACGATCGTGTTGTCCGCCATGGTGTTTCCCGCCTCGCAGCGGCATCCGGGTCGTGATGTGGATGTGCCCGGCATGCTGGCCTTCACCCTCGCTGCCGCGGGCGTGACCTTCGGCATCATCCGCGGCGGCGAACACGGCTGGACCGATGGCGGCGCACTGCTGGCGCTGGCGGTCGGCGCGGCCGCCGTGGTGATCTTCGCGATCATCGAATCCTGCGTCGCCGCACCGATGTTCCCGCTGTCGCTGCTGCGCAACCGGACGCTGGGGGCCACCCTGCTCAGCGCCTCGGGGCAGACCTTCGCCGCCTTCGCGACCATGCCGCTGCTGTCGCTGTGGTTGCAGCAGCAGCTGCACATGACCCCGTTGAACGCGGGCCTGGCCATGCTGCCCATGGCCGCGACCGCATTCCTGGTCGCCGGGCTCACCGGCCGCGTACTGCACGACGCGCGCCCGGAATGGACCATCGGCGCGGGCCTGATCGTGGTCGGCGCGGGCTCCGGCCTGCTGACCCTGATCGGCGCCGGATCCTCCTGGGTCGCCATGGTTCCCGGCTTCGTGGTGATCGGCGCGGGCATCGGCGTCAATGCCCCGGCCCTGGTGTCGACCGGTATGGCGGCCGTCTCGCCGCAGCAGGGCGGAACCGCCGCCGGTGCGGTGAATACGGCACGGCAGCTGGGGCTCGCGCTGGGAGTCGCGGTGCTGGGCACCGTATTCCGGAATGTCGCCGGTGATGCGGGACGAATGCCGCTGTCCGACTTCGTGAATGGGCTCGACACCGCGGTGACGGTGGCGGGAGCGGTCGGGGTGACCTTCGGTGTGGCGGCGTTCGCGCTGTTCCGCCGGGCACGCGCGCAAGAACCCGTGATCACCCCCGCAGAACCGGCGCTGGTCGGCTGA
- a CDS encoding Lrp/AsnC family transcriptional regulator yields the protein MESEYVEDSDMLDVLDKQIVHALTADARIPFARLGAILDISEQTAARRYRSLRRRGMIHVSGQVNSVPLGHTKWLLRIRSTPSRAPVLAETLARVPDLSWVSLLSTGYEVFCTGRPRSAERRDELLLRLIPRVSDVLELSVHESMRQFPLADEWPRYGRLLSARQLSELGPRPSLWEPSGPESPVTLSREDGIMLTILGRDGRAPYAQISAATGWSATRVARRMSELVESGVLYFDLDFAMGAMGYNARALLWMRVRPGDLEKVGLTIAAYSEVAFLSAISGPANLFASVACRDTAHLYRFVTERLGSLEGIGDVEVTPALRTYKQSQTLLDVHRPAVVPSL from the coding sequence ATGGAGAGTGAATACGTCGAAGATTCCGACATGCTGGATGTCCTCGACAAGCAGATCGTGCACGCGCTTACCGCCGATGCGCGGATCCCTTTCGCCAGGCTCGGCGCGATCCTGGACATCTCGGAGCAGACCGCCGCGCGACGGTATCGATCGCTGCGCCGCCGCGGCATGATTCACGTTTCCGGGCAGGTGAATTCGGTGCCGCTGGGGCACACCAAATGGCTGCTGCGGATCAGATCCACGCCCAGTCGCGCGCCGGTGCTGGCCGAAACACTGGCTCGGGTACCGGATCTCAGCTGGGTTTCCCTGCTCTCCACCGGCTACGAGGTGTTCTGTACCGGCCGGCCGCGCTCGGCCGAGCGCCGAGATGAACTGCTGCTGCGCCTGATTCCCCGTGTCAGCGATGTGCTCGAACTGAGTGTGCACGAATCGATGCGACAGTTTCCGCTCGCCGATGAGTGGCCCCGCTATGGGCGGCTGCTCAGTGCCCGGCAATTGAGCGAACTCGGTCCGCGGCCCAGCCTGTGGGAGCCCTCCGGGCCGGAATCGCCTGTGACACTCTCCCGCGAGGACGGGATCATGCTGACCATCCTCGGTCGCGACGGTCGCGCGCCCTATGCGCAGATCTCCGCCGCCACCGGGTGGAGCGCGACCCGGGTGGCGCGGCGCATGAGCGAGCTCGTCGAATCGGGGGTGCTGTACTTCGATCTCGACTTCGCCATGGGGGCAATGGGTTACAACGCCCGCGCGCTGCTGTGGATGCGGGTGCGCCCGGGGGATCTGGAGAAGGTGGGCCTCACCATCGCCGCGTATTCGGAGGTCGCCTTCCTCTCGGCGATCAGCGGGCCCGCGAATCTCTTCGCCTCGGTGGCCTGTCGCGATACCGCTCATCTCTATCGGTTCGTCACCGAGCGGCTGGGCTCGCTCGAGGGGATCGGCGATGTCGAGGTGACGCCCGCGCTACGGACCTACAAGCAGTCGCAGACGCTGCTCGACGTGCACCGCCCCGCCGTCGTGCCGTCACTATGA